Proteins encoded within one genomic window of Bradyrhizobium sp. 186:
- a CDS encoding YbgC/FadM family acyl-CoA thioesterase, translating to MLWKGIDQSAHHYALAVQRPNESNPLGVCCDIVKPVFSGIVYHANYLRFMERGRTNHLRLMGAEQQALFEQPATEDAGFAFVVRSMHLDFLKPARMDDVLDVVTWPVAVKGASIMLAQEVRRGDDVLVKAEVRVAFISDGRAQPIPKSIRTLMKADVIS from the coding sequence TTGCTATGGAAGGGCATAGATCAATCTGCTCATCATTACGCCTTAGCCGTCCAGCGACCCAATGAAAGCAACCCGCTAGGCGTCTGTTGCGACATCGTCAAACCAGTGTTCTCCGGCATCGTCTATCACGCCAATTATCTGCGATTCATGGAGCGCGGGCGCACCAATCATCTGCGGCTGATGGGCGCCGAGCAGCAGGCGCTGTTCGAGCAGCCTGCGACGGAAGACGCCGGCTTCGCCTTCGTGGTGCGCTCGATGCATCTGGATTTCCTCAAGCCCGCGCGGATGGATGACGTGCTCGACGTCGTGACCTGGCCGGTCGCGGTGAAGGGTGCCTCCATCATGCTGGCGCAGGAGGTGCGGCGCGGCGATGACGTGCTGGTCAAGGCCGAGGTGCGCGTCGCCTTCATCAGCGACGGCCGCGCCCAACCGATCCCGAAGTCGATCCGCACGCTTATGAAGGCCGATGTGATTTCGTGA
- a CDS encoding nuclear transport factor 2 family protein → MSRPPLPPFTRETAAQKARMAEDAWNSRDPARVALAYTEDSRWRNRSEVFQGREAIVAFLTRKWEKEHDYRLIKDLWGFDGNRIAVRFQYEWHDAGGQWYRSYGNEQWEFDEHGLMKRREASINDIAIADKDRRFHWPAPGPRPQDVAGLGESPF, encoded by the coding sequence ATGTCGCGCCCGCCGCTTCCGCCCTTTACCCGAGAGACTGCCGCGCAAAAGGCCCGCATGGCCGAGGACGCCTGGAATTCGCGCGACCCGGCGCGCGTCGCGCTCGCCTATACCGAGGACAGCCGCTGGCGCAACCGCTCGGAAGTCTTCCAGGGGCGCGAAGCCATCGTCGCGTTCCTCACCCGCAAATGGGAGAAGGAGCACGACTACCGCCTGATCAAGGATCTCTGGGGCTTCGACGGCAACCGCATCGCGGTGCGCTTCCAGTACGAATGGCACGACGCCGGCGGCCAGTGGTACCGCTCCTACGGTAACGAGCAGTGGGAGTTCGACGAGCACGGATTGATGAAGCGGCGAGAGGCGTCGATCAACGACATCGCGATCGCGGACAAGGACCGCCGGTTTCACTGGCCGGCGCCGGGGCCGAGGCCACAGGATGTGGCGGGGCTGGGGGAGAGCCCGTTCTAA
- a CDS encoding gamma-glutamyl-gamma-aminobutyrate hydrolase family protein (Members of this family of hydrolases with an active site Cys residue belong to MEROPS family C26.), whose protein sequence is MARITIIETGRVPKTYRERHGSFPDMFERMIRTEDSSAAFEIVSIPNGDALPDPRKLEAVLITGAAAGVYDGLDWIGPLEDFVRTAYVNKTPMVGICFGHQLIAQALGGTVRQSEKGWGVGRHVYRVLPDNGVVDGEQLAIACSHQDQVIEAPNDALTILSSDFTPHAGLLYANGTTLSVQPHPEFDLDFAHVCCELRDGKAPDAVVATARASLAEPLDSAKLGGAITRFLGRRAAP, encoded by the coding sequence ATGGCACGCATCACCATCATCGAGACCGGACGGGTCCCCAAAACTTATCGCGAGCGCCACGGCTCATTCCCGGACATGTTCGAACGCATGATCCGCACCGAGGATTCCTCGGCCGCTTTCGAGATCGTCAGCATTCCGAATGGCGATGCACTTCCCGATCCGCGCAAGCTGGAGGCCGTCCTGATCACCGGTGCAGCCGCCGGCGTCTATGACGGGCTCGACTGGATCGGGCCGCTCGAGGATTTCGTGCGCACGGCTTACGTGAACAAGACACCGATGGTCGGCATCTGCTTCGGCCATCAACTGATCGCGCAAGCGCTCGGCGGCACCGTGCGCCAATCGGAGAAGGGCTGGGGCGTCGGACGGCACGTCTACCGCGTGTTGCCGGACAACGGCGTCGTGGACGGCGAGCAGCTTGCCATCGCCTGCTCGCATCAGGACCAGGTGATCGAGGCGCCGAACGACGCGCTCACCATCCTTTCATCCGACTTCACGCCGCATGCCGGCTTGCTCTACGCCAACGGCACGACGCTGTCGGTGCAGCCGCATCCCGAATTCGACCTGGATTTTGCGCACGTGTGCTGCGAGCTGCGCGACGGGAAGGCGCCGGATGCTGTCGTTGCGACCGCAAGGGCGTCGCTGGCAGAGCCGCTCGACAGCGCGAAGCTCGGCGGCGCGATCACGCGGTTTCTGGGGCGGCGCGCGGCCCCTTAA
- a CDS encoding LysR family transcriptional regulator — protein MNLRQLEILRAVIRHRTTVAAADELALSQPAVSNALKTMEAQAGFALFERVNNRLFPTVEAMALYKESEAIFALHAKLENRVRDLRENRSGHLAIVATPPLAYSIIPSALSSFLRRRPETRVFFDVRRYEGIIEGVLNRVAELGFALGLTHHPGIAHEVVHTGEMVCVLPPQHPLADRPVISASDLSGLPFIGLERGTRLGEAVRDSFARAGAPFQPTVEVRYCNTACVLAAAGVGAAVVDPFSPRQNGGHGLVVRPFTPTTHAVAYILWSEAEPLSRLAKAFLTEVRKESALLESTVPHGAGPD, from the coding sequence ATGAACCTGCGCCAGCTCGAGATCCTGCGTGCCGTCATTCGCCATCGCACCACGGTTGCGGCGGCGGACGAACTGGCGCTGTCGCAGCCCGCGGTCAGCAACGCGCTGAAGACGATGGAGGCGCAGGCGGGCTTTGCGCTGTTCGAGCGCGTCAACAACCGGCTGTTTCCGACCGTGGAAGCGATGGCGCTCTACAAGGAGAGCGAAGCGATCTTTGCACTGCACGCAAAACTCGAGAACCGCGTGCGCGATCTGCGCGAGAACCGCTCAGGCCATCTTGCGATCGTGGCAACGCCGCCGCTCGCCTACAGCATCATCCCCTCGGCGCTGTCGAGCTTCCTGCGCCGCCGCCCGGAGACGCGCGTGTTCTTCGACGTGCGGCGCTATGAGGGCATCATCGAAGGCGTGCTCAACCGTGTCGCCGAGCTCGGCTTCGCGCTGGGGCTGACGCACCATCCCGGCATCGCGCATGAAGTGGTGCACACCGGCGAGATGGTCTGCGTGCTGCCGCCGCAGCATCCGCTCGCCGACAGACCCGTGATCTCGGCCTCGGACCTTTCCGGCCTGCCCTTCATCGGCCTCGAGCGCGGCACGCGGCTCGGCGAAGCCGTGCGCGACAGTTTTGCCCGCGCCGGCGCACCGTTCCAGCCAACCGTCGAGGTGCGCTATTGCAACACGGCCTGCGTGCTCGCCGCCGCCGGCGTGGGCGCCGCGGTCGTCGATCCGTTCTCGCCGCGCCAGAACGGCGGCCACGGCCTTGTCGTCCGGCCCTTCACGCCGACGACGCACGCGGTCGCCTACATATTGTGGTCGGAAGCCGAGCCGCTGTCGCGCTTGGCAAAGGCATTTCTCACCGAGGTGCGCAAGGAAAGCGCGCTGCTGGAGAGCACGGTGCCGCATGGAGCAGGGCCTGACTGA
- a CDS encoding N-carbamoyl-D-amino-acid hydrolase, with amino-acid sequence MVRVLRAAAAQMGPTQKADARKHTLGRMLALLEEAAGRGASLVVFPELAFTTFFPRWLLEGEALDQYFERSIPNPAIAKLFDRARALRVGFYVGYAELTPDGRRYNCAILVDRDGEILGRYRKVHLPGSVEPRAGARYQQLEKRYFDYGDLGFPAFRAGSAWAHAIMGMMICNDRRWPESWRVLGLQGVELVCIGYNSAAYDPNGGVTEDAGLRTFHSTLVTQANAYMNATWAISVAKAGEEDGSGLIGGSCIVDPNGRIVAQAETLADEVIVADIDLDLCRQGKDKMFNFAAHRRPEQYRVITERAGVIEPAVFDVD; translated from the coding sequence TTGGTTCGTGTCCTTCGCGCCGCCGCCGCCCAGATGGGGCCGACGCAAAAAGCCGACGCGCGCAAGCATACGCTCGGGCGGATGCTCGCGCTGTTGGAGGAAGCGGCCGGCCGCGGCGCCAGCCTCGTGGTGTTTCCGGAGCTTGCCTTCACCACCTTCTTTCCCCGCTGGCTGCTGGAGGGCGAGGCGCTCGACCAGTACTTCGAGCGCAGCATTCCGAACCCGGCCATCGCAAAGCTGTTCGATCGTGCGCGTGCGCTGCGCGTCGGCTTCTATGTCGGCTATGCCGAACTGACGCCGGACGGCCGCCGCTACAATTGCGCCATCCTGGTCGATCGCGACGGCGAGATTCTCGGCCGCTATCGCAAAGTGCATCTGCCGGGCTCGGTCGAGCCGCGCGCCGGTGCGCGTTACCAGCAGCTCGAGAAGCGCTATTTCGACTATGGCGATCTCGGCTTTCCCGCGTTCCGCGCCGGCTCGGCCTGGGCCCATGCGATCATGGGCATGATGATCTGCAACGACCGCCGCTGGCCGGAATCCTGGCGCGTGCTCGGCTTGCAGGGCGTCGAGCTCGTCTGCATCGGCTACAATTCGGCGGCCTACGATCCCAATGGCGGCGTGACGGAAGATGCCGGCTTGCGCACCTTCCACTCGACGCTGGTGACGCAGGCCAACGCCTACATGAACGCGACCTGGGCGATCTCGGTGGCGAAGGCGGGCGAGGAGGACGGCTCCGGGCTGATCGGCGGCTCCTGCATCGTCGATCCCAACGGCCGCATCGTCGCGCAAGCCGAGACGCTGGCCGACGAGGTGATCGTCGCCGACATCGATCTCGACCTCTGCCGCCAGGGCAAGGACAAGATGTTCAATTTCGCCGCTCATCGGCGGCCCGAGCAATACAGGGTCATCACCGAGCGCGCCGGCGTTATTGAGCCTGCCGTTTTCGACGTGGACTGA
- a CDS encoding ABC transporter substrate-binding protein — MTRLSLSLGLAALAAVASAQAAELPADIKQAGTLRLTVNATYAPMEYRDPATSELVGLDIDLANELAKRLGGLKIVWSETPFAELIPSLQTRRADFIISGISDRASRRETADFVDYLATGPQFFVMAESEAKAAPDLCGKKVGTTRSTSFPVEIEKWSKQNCEAAGKPAIQYVPGENSIDVRNQLKQGRIDAAVQGSETLPYAQQQEPGKYRVVGEAFAKGYQGIMFRKDDAALREVVTEKLTAMIADGSYKAVLDKWGLGANAVARPMLNAAPQ; from the coding sequence ATGACACGCCTCTCGCTTTCTCTCGGTCTTGCAGCACTGGCTGCCGTTGCCTCCGCGCAAGCGGCCGAGCTTCCGGCGGACATCAAGCAGGCGGGCACGCTGCGGCTCACGGTCAACGCGACCTACGCGCCGATGGAGTATCGCGATCCCGCCACCAGCGAACTGGTCGGGCTCGACATCGATCTTGCGAACGAACTCGCCAAACGGCTCGGCGGCCTCAAGATCGTCTGGAGCGAGACGCCGTTCGCCGAGCTGATCCCTTCGCTCCAGACCAGGCGCGCCGATTTCATCATCTCCGGCATCTCGGATCGCGCCTCGCGGCGCGAGACCGCCGATTTCGTCGACTATCTGGCGACCGGGCCGCAGTTCTTCGTGATGGCGGAAAGCGAGGCGAAAGCCGCACCCGATCTCTGCGGCAAGAAGGTCGGCACCACACGCAGCACCAGCTTCCCGGTCGAGATCGAGAAATGGAGCAAGCAGAACTGCGAGGCGGCCGGCAAGCCGGCGATCCAGTACGTGCCGGGCGAGAACTCGATCGACGTCCGCAACCAGCTCAAGCAGGGCCGCATCGACGCCGCAGTGCAGGGCAGCGAGACGCTGCCTTATGCACAACAGCAGGAGCCCGGCAAATACCGCGTCGTCGGCGAGGCCTTTGCCAAGGGCTATCAGGGCATCATGTTCCGCAAGGACGACGCGGCCCTGCGCGAAGTCGTGACCGAAAAGCTCACCGCCATGATCGCCGACGGCTCCTATAAGGCCGTTCTCGACAAATGGGGCTTGGGTGCGAACGCAGTCGCCCGGCCCATGCTGAACGCGGCACCGCAATGA
- a CDS encoding amino acid ABC transporter permease, with product MRPAPALAEGFPDLSGMRIAREPHWFRWLSAALIVLVLAAIARAFAGGQIEWSYVSRFLTAKVILEGIVNTMVMAVLAMALGIFLGVVVAIMRLSPNPVLKTVAAGYTWLFRGTPLILQLLLWFNLALVFPTIGIPGLWSARAVDVMTPFLAALLGLGINQGAYTSEVMRAGMLSVDMGQYEAAQAIGMGRLRALRRIILPQAMRVVIPPLGNEFIGMVKATSLASVIQYPEVLHNAENIYYANSRVIELLIVAGLWYLLVVSILTPLQMLLERRFARGTLQFAR from the coding sequence ATGAGGCCGGCACCGGCACTCGCGGAGGGTTTTCCCGATCTGTCCGGGATGCGGATCGCGCGCGAGCCGCACTGGTTTCGCTGGCTCAGCGCGGCCCTGATCGTCCTCGTGCTGGCGGCGATCGCGCGCGCCTTCGCGGGCGGACAGATCGAATGGTCCTATGTCAGCCGCTTCCTGACCGCAAAAGTCATTCTCGAAGGCATCGTCAACACCATGGTGATGGCGGTGCTGGCGATGGCGCTCGGTATCTTTCTTGGCGTGGTCGTCGCGATCATGCGGTTGTCGCCCAATCCGGTGCTGAAGACGGTGGCGGCCGGCTACACCTGGCTGTTCCGCGGCACACCGCTGATCCTGCAACTGCTGCTGTGGTTCAACCTCGCGCTGGTGTTTCCGACCATCGGCATTCCCGGCCTGTGGAGCGCCCGCGCCGTCGACGTCATGACGCCGTTCCTCGCCGCGCTGCTCGGGCTCGGCATCAACCAGGGGGCCTACACCTCGGAGGTGATGCGCGCCGGCATGCTGTCGGTCGACATGGGACAATATGAAGCGGCACAGGCGATCGGCATGGGACGGCTGCGCGCGCTGCGTCGGATCATCCTGCCGCAGGCGATGCGCGTCGTGATCCCGCCGCTCGGCAATGAGTTCATCGGCATGGTGAAGGCGACCTCGCTGGCGAGCGTGATCCAATATCCGGAGGTGCTGCACAACGCGGAGAACATCTATTACGCCAATTCGCGCGTGATCGAGCTCCTGATCGTCGCCGGGCTCTGGTACCTGCTTGTGGTCTCGATCCTGACACCGCTCCAGATGCTGCTCGAACGCCGTTTTGCGCGCGGCACATTGCAGTTCGCCCGATGA
- a CDS encoding amino acid ABC transporter ATP-binding protein yields MTKPLVAIRSVAKNFGEFQALKSVSLDVWPGEVMCLIGASGSGKTTLLRCINQLTAIDSGGIWLDGELLGVREQGGRLYRLTEREIGRQRLKTGMVFQRFNLFPHKTALENITEGPTQVQGRKPDEVRAEALELLRRVGLATKADSYPAQLSGGQQQRVAIARALAMKPMLMLFDEPTSALDPELVGEVLAVMKELARSGMTMMVVTHELGFAREVADRVVYMDQGAIVEQGRASDVLAAPREERTKAFLSAVI; encoded by the coding sequence ATGACAAAACCCCTCGTCGCGATCCGCTCTGTAGCCAAGAATTTTGGAGAGTTTCAGGCTCTCAAAAGCGTCTCGCTCGACGTCTGGCCCGGCGAGGTGATGTGTCTGATCGGTGCGTCCGGCTCGGGCAAGACGACACTGCTTCGCTGCATCAACCAGCTCACCGCGATCGACAGCGGCGGCATCTGGCTCGACGGCGAGCTATTGGGTGTGCGCGAGCAGGGCGGGCGGCTCTATCGCCTCACCGAGCGGGAAATCGGGCGGCAGCGGTTGAAGACCGGAATGGTGTTCCAGCGCTTCAATCTGTTTCCGCACAAGACCGCGCTGGAGAATATCACCGAAGGCCCGACCCAGGTTCAGGGACGTAAGCCGGATGAGGTGCGTGCGGAGGCGCTCGAACTGCTCCGTCGCGTCGGGCTCGCGACCAAGGCGGACTCATATCCGGCGCAACTTTCCGGCGGCCAGCAACAGCGCGTGGCGATTGCGCGGGCGCTCGCCATGAAGCCGATGCTGATGCTGTTCGACGAGCCGACCAGCGCGCTCGATCCGGAGCTCGTGGGCGAGGTGCTCGCGGTCATGAAGGAACTGGCGCGAAGCGGCATGACCATGATGGTGGTGACGCACGAGCTCGGCTTCGCGCGCGAAGTCGCCGACCGCGTCGTCTACATGGACCAGGGCGCGATCGTCGAGCAGGGCCGCGCCTCCGACGTATTGGCTGCGCCGCGCGAGGAGCGTACCAAGGCATTTCTTTCGGCAGTGATCTGA
- a CDS encoding ABC transporter substrate-binding protein encodes MKRLFVAAAFVGAMSASAIAIELPAEISKRGSIKVALVPNYPPMEFRDPATNALSGFDIDLGEAIGRKLGVKIEWQETSFDQFMPSISTGRVDAILSGFTDYASRHETASFVDYLKSGPNFFVQQSRAAEFKDLASLCGKKVGASRRTKFPTEIAAWSEKNCGSTPIVFVGTDGSADARTQLKQGRIDAAVQGNETLPYIMDLEPSAYAPVGTPISQQFTGIALPVKEKALQQAMLEAVDALIADGTYRTLLAKWKLSDNAIEKATINAGQ; translated from the coding sequence ATGAAGAGACTTTTCGTTGCGGCGGCATTCGTTGGCGCCATGAGTGCCTCGGCGATAGCGATCGAGCTGCCGGCGGAGATCAGTAAGCGCGGCAGCATCAAGGTCGCGCTGGTGCCGAACTATCCGCCGATGGAGTTCCGCGATCCCGCCACCAACGCGCTGTCCGGATTCGACATCGATCTCGGCGAGGCGATCGGGCGCAAGCTCGGCGTCAAGATCGAATGGCAGGAGACCAGTTTCGATCAGTTCATGCCGTCGATCTCGACAGGCCGCGTCGATGCGATCCTTTCGGGCTTTACAGATTACGCGAGCCGGCATGAGACGGCGAGCTTCGTCGACTATCTCAAAAGCGGTCCGAACTTCTTTGTGCAGCAGTCGCGCGCGGCGGAGTTCAAGGACCTGGCCTCGCTCTGCGGCAAGAAGGTCGGCGCCAGCCGCCGCACCAAGTTTCCGACCGAGATCGCGGCCTGGAGCGAGAAGAACTGCGGCAGCACTCCGATCGTCTTTGTCGGCACCGACGGCTCGGCCGATGCCCGCACCCAGCTCAAGCAGGGCCGCATCGACGCCGCCGTGCAGGGCAACGAGACGCTGCCTTACATCATGGATCTTGAGCCCAGCGCGTATGCACCGGTCGGCACGCCCATCTCGCAGCAATTCACCGGCATCGCCCTGCCGGTCAAGGAAAAGGCGCTTCAGCAGGCGATGCTCGAGGCCGTCGATGCGCTGATCGCCGACGGCACCTATCGTACGCTGCTGGCGAAATGGAAACTGAGCGATAACGCGATAGAGAAGGCGACCATCAATGCTGGACAGTAA
- a CDS encoding polysaccharide deacetylase yields the protein MLDSKALQSIPLVPANTADPAPEYPWPKSYTSAMFLSFDVDAESAWTSKDAVHAQRLITMSYGGYEARVGTPKLLELLDQLDLKATFFVTGWSVDAHPAMAESILKAGHEIGHHGYHHLLPDPGDPWIEEELERGFEALKRRLGIRPTGYRAPYGEFTEELRAALVRHGIVYTSSFRDDVRPYRHRLADGKPGTIELPVTASYDDWMHGLSARFSPRSIFPKEHVLSIWKDELDETRDWGAMVTTVLHPQCSGRPMRLRLLREFLTYAKSCPDLWITTGEAISANFLRHEAGNR from the coding sequence ATGCTGGACAGTAAGGCACTCCAGAGCATCCCGCTCGTTCCGGCCAACACCGCGGATCCCGCACCGGAATATCCCTGGCCGAAATCTTATACCTCGGCGATGTTCCTGTCGTTCGACGTCGACGCGGAAAGCGCATGGACCAGCAAGGATGCCGTGCACGCGCAGCGCCTCATCACCATGAGCTATGGCGGCTACGAGGCGCGCGTCGGCACACCGAAGCTGCTGGAGCTGCTCGATCAGCTCGATCTCAAGGCGACGTTCTTCGTCACGGGATGGTCGGTCGATGCGCATCCGGCGATGGCCGAGTCGATCCTCAAGGCCGGTCATGAGATCGGCCATCACGGCTATCACCATCTGCTGCCCGATCCCGGCGATCCCTGGATCGAGGAGGAGCTGGAGCGCGGTTTCGAGGCGCTGAAGCGCCGGCTCGGCATCAGGCCGACCGGCTATCGCGCGCCCTATGGCGAGTTCACTGAAGAGCTGCGCGCCGCGCTGGTGCGTCATGGCATCGTCTATACCTCCTCGTTCCGCGATGACGTGCGGCCCTATCGTCATCGTCTCGCCGACGGCAAGCCCGGCACGATCGAGCTGCCGGTGACCGCGAGCTACGACGACTGGATGCACGGGCTCTCCGCCCGCTTCAGCCCGCGCTCGATCTTCCCCAAGGAGCATGTGCTTTCGATCTGGAAGGACGAGCTCGACGAAACCAGAGACTGGGGCGCGATGGTGACGACGGTGCTGCATCCGCAATGCAGCGGCCGTCCAATGCGGCTGCGCCTGCTGCGCGAGTTCCTGACCTACGCAAAATCCTGCCCGGACCTCTGGATCACGACCGGCGAGGCGATCTCCGCCAACTTCCTGCGCCACGAGGCCGGCAACCGTTGA
- a CDS encoding aspartate/glutamate racemase family protein: MTRRRILVINPNSSASVTAAIDDAVAPLRIAGGPEIDVVGLAEGPPGISSQRDADSVVMPLVNRVTRDDADAFVLACFSDPGLHAVREAAGGRPVMGIAECGIFRALMLGERFGIIALSPSSIRRQQRMVRLMGVDGRYAGSWSVGASAAETAGADIRGRLIEAGRALVTQCRADVVVMGCAGMASHRSAIADAIGVPVVEPAQQAVAAAIGAVLLNT; the protein is encoded by the coding sequence ATGACCCGCCGTCGCATCCTCGTCATCAATCCCAACTCCTCCGCGTCGGTGACGGCGGCGATCGATGACGCCGTCGCGCCGCTGCGCATCGCCGGCGGACCGGAGATCGATGTGGTCGGCCTTGCCGAGGGACCGCCCGGCATCAGCTCGCAGCGCGATGCCGACAGCGTCGTCATGCCGCTGGTCAACCGCGTCACGCGCGACGACGCGGATGCCTTTGTGCTCGCCTGCTTCAGCGATCCCGGCCTGCATGCGGTGCGCGAGGCGGCCGGCGGCCGTCCGGTGATGGGCATCGCCGAATGCGGCATCTTTCGCGCGCTGATGCTCGGCGAACGTTTTGGTATCATTGCGCTGTCACCGTCGAGCATCCGCCGCCAGCAGCGTATGGTGCGGCTGATGGGTGTCGACGGCCGCTACGCCGGAAGCTGGTCGGTCGGCGCGAGCGCGGCGGAAACGGCAGGCGCGGACATCCGCGGCCGGTTGATCGAAGCCGGCCGCGCGCTCGTCACGCAATGCCGCGCCGATGTCGTGGTGATGGGGTGCGCCGGCATGGCGTCGCACCGGTCGGCGATCGCAGATGCGATCGGTGTGCCCGTCGTCGAGCCGGCGCAACAGGCGGTTGCGGCTGCGATCGGCGCGGTACTGTTGAACACGTGA
- a CDS encoding ABC transporter substrate-binding protein yields the protein MPISRRSLLKAAAAVPALSLPGILRAEAQTTLRFIPVIDLAFVDPIYSTAQVSRNHGFMVYDTLYGMSSSLQVSPQMLSGHVISGDGLQWDLTLRDGLFWHDGERVLARDCVASIRRWAARDGFGGELMEATDELSVADDRTIRFRLKRPFPLLPQALGKAAINACFMMPERLASQDPFKPLTEVIGSGPFRYLADERVQGARNAYARFERYQPRSEGKPDWTAGPKIVHYDRVVWTTTPDAGTGVAALQTGEQDWQETTPHDLLPVIKAAGDIETRILDPRGYACMLRLNHLQPPFDNPAIRRALLGAIDQSSFMTAVAGTDPTFQVSPIGFFAPGTPMASEVGLDVFRGPRDYAKVRADLKAAGYNGEKIVVLVPTNSLAQKPLGEIAVDSLRKAGMNVEYAGLDFAVVLQRQLKKDPIGQGGWSAAVGNWQGIDWLNPAGNTNIRGEGKVAGWYASGKMGPLRSQWLVASELAEQQRICRAIQAVAFEEIPYIPIGLYKQPTAYRKAITGILDGTAVFWNVRPA from the coding sequence ATGCCCATCTCCCGCCGCTCCCTGTTGAAAGCTGCCGCCGCCGTCCCGGCGCTGTCGCTCCCGGGGATCTTGCGCGCCGAAGCGCAGACCACGTTGCGCTTCATTCCGGTGATCGACCTCGCTTTCGTCGATCCGATCTACTCGACCGCGCAGGTGTCGCGAAACCACGGCTTCATGGTCTACGACACGCTCTATGGCATGAGCTCCTCGCTCCAGGTCTCGCCGCAGATGCTGTCGGGGCATGTCATCTCTGGTGACGGCCTTCAGTGGGACCTTACGTTGCGCGATGGTCTGTTCTGGCACGACGGCGAGCGCGTGCTCGCGCGCGACTGCGTTGCGAGCATCCGCCGCTGGGCGGCGCGCGACGGCTTTGGCGGCGAGCTGATGGAGGCCACCGACGAGCTCTCGGTCGCCGACGACCGCACGATCCGCTTTCGCCTCAAGCGTCCGTTCCCGCTGTTGCCGCAGGCGCTCGGCAAGGCCGCGATCAACGCCTGCTTCATGATGCCCGAGCGGTTGGCGAGCCAGGATCCGTTCAAGCCGCTGACCGAAGTCATCGGCAGCGGCCCGTTCCGTTATCTTGCCGACGAGCGCGTGCAGGGTGCCCGCAACGCCTATGCCCGCTTCGAGCGTTACCAGCCGCGCAGCGAGGGCAAGCCGGATTGGACGGCGGGACCGAAAATCGTGCACTACGACCGTGTGGTCTGGACCACCACGCCCGATGCCGGCACCGGCGTGGCCGCGCTTCAGACCGGCGAGCAGGATTGGCAGGAGACCACGCCGCATGATCTGTTGCCGGTGATCAAGGCCGCCGGTGATATCGAGACGCGCATCCTCGATCCCCGCGGCTATGCCTGTATGCTGCGCCTTAATCACCTCCAGCCGCCGTTCGACAATCCCGCGATCCGCCGCGCGCTGTTGGGCGCCATCGATCAGTCCTCGTTCATGACGGCCGTGGCCGGCACCGATCCGACGTTTCAGGTGTCGCCGATCGGCTTCTTCGCACCGGGAACGCCGATGGCGAGCGAGGTCGGTCTCGATGTGTTCCGCGGCCCGCGCGACTACGCCAAGGTTAGGGCCGATCTGAAGGCCGCCGGCTACAATGGCGAGAAGATCGTGGTGCTGGTTCCGACGAACTCGCTGGCGCAGAAGCCGCTTGGCGAGATCGCCGTCGACAGCCTGCGCAAAGCCGGCATGAACGTCGAATATGCCGGCCTCGATTTCGCCGTGGTGTTGCAGCGTCAGCTCAAGAAGGACCCGATCGGCCAAGGCGGCTGGAGCGCGGCGGTCGGCAACTGGCAAGGCATCGACTGGCTCAACCCGGCCGGTAACACCAACATTCGCGGTGAAGGCAAGGTCGCCGGCTGGTACGCGAGCGGGAAGATGGGGCCCTTGCGCAGCCAGTGGCTCGTGGCCTCCGAGCTCGCCGAGCAGCAGCGCATCTGCCGTGCGATCCAGGCGGTGGCGTTCGAGGAGATTCCCTATATTCCGATCGGCCTGTACAAGCAGCCGACCGCCTATCGCAAAGCCATCACCGGCATTCTCGACGGCACCGCCGTCTTCTGGAACGTACGCCCCGCATGA